The window AAAACCCCCACCTTTCTATTTTGTTTGCCAAAAAGCATGCACGACGGTGTACGCTGAGGTTATTGTTATTCGACCTTATTGTTCTAAGATGTCCTTGACAGTTGAATTAGAGGATGCCTATCTTCAAGTCTCTTAGATCGATCTTCATCCATTTTGACGACAATCAACACTCCATTTGGCCTGTTTAAGTACGGCTTCCTTCCATTCGGTATAAGTTGTTGCCCAGCCATATTACAGGAAGTGATAAATATGTTAGTCCGTGATCTTAAAGGCGAAGAAGCTTATCAAGATTCAAATGGTCCAAATTGTTAGGAACAGAATAGacgaagctttcgcttaacgggcttttgtgtctagtagcagtgggtcaccaaaacctccaggcaggaacctaggtatccTAGTAAATGTTCATTTTGTTCACGTACTTTTGAATGTCTTGGACGCGTAGTCGGAAGTAACGATTTTAAAGCTCCACTGAAAAATGCACCATCCCCGAAGAATCTTACAAAACTGAATTCACTAGCGGGCGCTCTTTAATACAATTCCCGTTTTATTAACAACTTTTCTTGTGCTAATTCTTTATTTCAAATCTTGACATCGAATCCATTTAAGTGAGGTAGGGAACAAGAGTCATGCATGCGAACCGTACCAAAGTTTCTTCGGAGTGATTCTGTTGTCCGGGCTTACCCCCTAGCGTACATTTTctgcttattactgatgcaaCACCTATGTAtattggtgcagttttggaGCAGGACGGTAGCTCTACAATATGTGTTTTACGTGAACGTACAGAACCAAGTTATTCACAAACTCAAtgagaagcattagctgtgttttgggctaCGAAAAGACTTCATGAGTATTTATTTGGAAAGAAATCCACTGTTGTTACAGACCATGAAGCCTTGAAGTTCATTTATCATCCCGGAAAATCCTTAGTACACTTCACAGTCGCTATGGTTCAACGATGGATTATTGCTTTGAGTGCCTATGACTATACGATTCGGCAAAAAAGGCTAAAAAAAACtcaacatgttgattacatATATCTGCAATCATTACAAGATAAGCCTCTTAATACTGCATACTATTTGTTGGTGCAACCTTTACTGGTGAGACGTCCAaatctcattagagaaacttGCAAACATCTTAGCTGTAAACTCAATTCTATACGAAAAGGTTAGAACGCTAATCTGAAACGTAGATTTCATGCCTATTTTTTCTAAGCAAAATGAGTCAACCACTACTCCTGGTGGTATTTTGTATTTAGATGATCGTGTTGTTATTTCTCCTTCATTGTATAAATCTGTCCTTGAAGATCTTCACGGTGAACATTAacgtgttgagaaaatgaagccCTTGACAAGGCTCACATGTTGGTGGTTAGAGATAAATAAAGATATATGTCGTACagaaaacaattttaaaaaatgtcatAAGTTGAAAAATTAGCCTTCGAAGTAGACTCCATGGCCAGTATTGCTTGAGACCTGGCAGAGAATTCATGCAGATTACTGTGGTTCATTTCATGGCAAACAATATGCACTTGTAgctattgattctttttcaaggTGGTCTGAAGTTTTTTTCgcaacttcaccaaattctgacCCATCAATTCAAGCATTTAGAtaggtgtttagtcgagaaggggtTCTCATGGTGTTAGTGTCCGATAATGGCACTCATTTTGCTGCGGATGCAGTCACTCGCTGGTTGAATGCTGTAGTGTGCAGATATctgtttactgctcccagacacCCTTTTCATAATTGTTAGGCAGACAATTTTGTCAGGACGATGAAGACTGCTACTAATTCCATTGCCGCTTCAATATTTGACGAACTGGAGATGGCAGTAGACATATTTCtactgcaatatagaaatgtTAAACATTTTATAATGAAAGAGACTCCATCAAAGATATCAAAAGGAAGGATTGTTCGTTAGAATATGAAGTGTTTAGAGCCTGTAGAAATTACTTATTATCATGGAAATGACCTTCGACCAACCATGGAGATTATCGTGAAGAATGTTGGAAAATCTATGGCTCGGATCCTACATATCAATAATTCAAGTACATATAAGCAGCATGCTAATCAAATGCAATTCCAGAAACCAAGTGAGTCTGTTCCAATATCAGTTGTTAACTCTAATAcaaatgagtacattctagctCATACAGAGTCTACATCCAATACACAATCTGATAAACATACGATTAACCTCAGAAGTACAATTGGTCACAAAAATTGGGATTCTCATTTATGCTGTGGTGGTTGTGGTACTTGTGCGAACTAATGACTCTTTTGTACTTGATTTTCCATTGATtatgaattctaaatacaatacatttatTTGTGTTCATCTATTCCTATCTGGCTTAAACTGCACTGTTTGGAGAATCCCTAGCTAGTAAATTGATTCTAAGACTTCTAAACATCATATAGGTCCAAGGCATCCATCGTATTCCATGTGTTTCCTTGAAATAAAAAGGTCTTCCAAATCCAATAAACTACCAGAAGGAAGATAAAACGCGAGAGTAAGCAACATTCGTTGACTACAGTCTTCATTTAGAACGCGACTGTGACCTATTCCAACACACGAAATTGCAATTCAGTTCGTCCTCGGAATTTCGTATGATGTTTAAAATGGACTAGTGGTTTGTCTTTTCCACAGTTCTTGTGTGACGGTTCTTTTTTGCGAAATGGTGTTGCTAACCCACTGAATAGTCAAACGTTTcgattttagtggcccgtggatctgactccaagatcgtacgaatgattgttatcgcctattctcgtatataatcgtcgacttaaatcgcgttatccaataacggaattcaataagtcgaataacgagaattgacttgtgaatgcatatattttgtacatgaagcgaatgaaacagcaaagcaaaatgacacgtatgaAAGATGgatgggaagccaactccattttagtcaagcgttactcaatatttatagtcagataaaataaagctacagacatgtgattaatgggataagaagggcacacacatatacgctcatataaaaacagtctagattgataagagaataaataacaaggtcaaagtatggctcgagtagaatgaataaaatgggatgtccgaaagctagaataaggtatatgggcttggcataataactgacactataCGATCAATGAAGCAGATAAAGAAGACGAGGTAAGTACCGATATATTCAAAATCACGAGTAGCTTCATTAGGTCTTTATTATCGCTATGGGGAACGAACATTGTACGACTGATTGGCATACACATGACGGCGAATATCAATACAGAAGTGTGTACAATGTCACAAAGACAAGGAAGGATCACAATTTCGTTTACTCGTGTAAAATGCCTGACTTTCTATCATTGTGATGTTTCACATGAATTTTAACTAATTAAATACCAGGTAGTACGACAGTTACATGTTTCCAGTTTCGTTGACCTTGAGTAAACTCATATATATTGGGCATTGAGTACGGATTCTTAATATTTTTTTGGTGTGGATGAACTCCTCTGTCCTTGATAACGGCAATCATTCAAACAGTCGAATCCACGACATGTCTAGTAACATAATGAAGTCTGACTCTGTTGTGGTTAGCGTTgtctttttaataatttcttcAGATAGAAGACAACTTTCGAGGATTTCCCACGGAGTATTTCTGCACATCTCCTCGGTATGAGGGGTGCTTAGATTATGTTCTAATACCAAATGGCATGATAAAAGATAGGTAGATCGTGAATTTGAGATAAGTATTTTAAAGGCTTGAAAAAATGTCAATGGATATTGTTGACCATTACGAGGCTTGCAATGCGACATCGATCACACTTATGTGTGTTCTCAAAGGTGGATTTAAATTCCTTGCAGATCTTGTTGATGGAATTGAACGCACTATCCGTGCTCGAGGTATCGTCCTACCAATGTCCGTTGAGTTTGTTCGTGTTAAGAGTTATGTTGTACGTTAACAAATAAAACATAATTTCCCCGAAATTCACCAGAATGATGTCAGTATTCATGAGCCTATATTAACTGGTTTAGGAGATCCTTCAGAATACAAAGATAAGGTATTTTAAAACCTAATGATACATTTTGTAAGAATGTCCTTGTCGTCGAAGATATAATTGACACAGGAAAAACAATAACGAAACTTATAAGTCATCTGGATAATTTGTCTACGAAAAGTGTTAAAGTCGCCAGGTAtgttttgtaatattttcagCTTTCCAGTCTTATGATATAAAAGTCGCCTCTCTATGTATCGTACTTTTCATTAGtcctttattttaatttaagatCGTTGTCCGGAATCTTTGGTGTTCCCGATCCACTTGGATAACATTGACTCACTTTTTCGGATTAAGTTTGAAGTTAGCGGACTTGATTAATTCACAATAATTTATATGTATGAGCTGGGAAATGTTGATACTAGTAATTATTACGTAGTAGTTAGTATAGTCAGTGTTTGTCGTATGTTTATAAATTATGGAACCTCGTTATCCAGTGCTCACTTACTGTAATATCCCGGACATTAAGATGTGTgatatgaaaattaactgtCAAATCTATTTTTCCTGTTATTTATAACCCCAAGTTTCATCACTTTACTTTTTTCTAAATAGTAGTTCCAAAATGTTTGTTGTATTTTGTGGTTCTACCGTTTTGTTAAAATATGACAGATTTTGTGGTATGCGTACTTATGTAGCATGTTTCGGTTCCTTAAGTGTTTTATGTTATGTACTACTACATTTCGTGAAATCAACCACA of the Schistosoma haematobium chromosome 4, whole genome shotgun sequence genome contains:
- a CDS encoding hypothetical protein (EggNog:ENOG410V75C~COG:F); this translates as MSSNIMKSDSVVIEDNFRGFPTEYFCTSPRYEGCLDYVLIPNGMIKDRLEKMSMDIVDHYEACNATSITLMCVLKGGFKFLADLVDGIERTIRARGIVLPMSVEFVRVKSYVNDVSIHEPILTGLGDPSEYKDKNVLVVEDIIDTGKTITKLISHLDNLSTKSVKVASLLVKRTSPRNKYRPDFVGFEVPNRFVVGYALDYNDNFRDLHHICVINEVGQKKFSVPCTSKSV